The Oryza glaberrima chromosome 9, OglaRS2, whole genome shotgun sequence genome includes a window with the following:
- the LOC127783815 gene encoding uncharacterized protein LOC127783815 → MPPWLPSIEEVMEFDTTDFSPAAMRARFRRESAEAAAALRAAAAAAVRPLLELARDVRGLASVFHVEEFHVGMPFGAAMTCLALWQLWRAAPSVCLDAALAYTFYKLSVMAADLRRQGFCPDLLIRLKLGKFLGHSASLYWYLESNDIFL, encoded by the coding sequence ATGCCGCCGTGGCTCCCGAGCATTGAGGAGGTCATGGAGTTCGACACCACGGACTTCAGCCCCGCCGCGATGCGGGCGAGGTTCCGGCGCgagtcggcggaggcggcggccgcgctgagggccgccgccgccgccgccgtccgcccgcTCCTGGAGCTCGCCCGCGACGTGCGCGGCCTGGCGAGCGTCTTCCACGTCGAGGAGTTCCACGTCGGGATGCCGTTCGGCGCGGCCATGACGTGCCTCGCGCTGTGGCAGCTgtggcgcgccgcgccgtccgtgTGCCtcgacgccgcgctcgcctACACCTTCTACAAGCTCAGCGTCATGGCGGCCGATCTCCGGCGGCAGGGCTTCTGCCCCGACCTACTCATCCGGCTCAAGTTGGGTAAGTTCCTCGGCCATAGTGCATCCCTCTATTGGTATTTGGAATCTAATGACATATTTCTATAA